TTTTGAATGATCAAAAGAGTTTTCAAAGTGATTTAAACAAATCAGTCTCAAGCATACTTAAAGTGCTTgaggatttttttaaaatcgtAAATTGATTTTGGAGTTACTACATGGTTACTTTTGGTTTTTCGTAATTTTGGTTCTTCCTCTCCTGAGTAGGAATAATCAAGTTGGATGCCTTTACACATTTCTTGCTTTTATTTGTGTTGTGTGCACACATTACCGTATTTCAAGTTCCTCGTGTGCTGCTTATTATCGCAATGTTAtaacttttgttttctttttctttccaataTCATGATAGAGTGCTACAATTTTTTTCCCATGGTAGATATGCTAAATATTTAGTATAACTTTGATACAGTGCTCTTGGATATTATCTTCTAAATTGAATATTAGTATCTATGTGAGGGTGAGATCAGTGATCACCACAAGCAAAATCCACCCACATTTGAGAGAGATTATAATGATTGGCCATATTGGAATTGATCTAAATTTGCTggatttttttagaaaaggaTACGAAACATTCATTAAGGGAATGAAAAGAGGTGGGTGCTCTAAGATACACAAGGATATAACAAAACATAGCATAAACGAAAAAGCCACAAAGTAACACTTCAATCCATGGTTTAGTTTGATCTTTCTGCTCTGTTGGTCTGGTTTACTTCCAATAATTAAAGAATTAATTGTTACGTTCAGCTTTTAGTATGGTtgttaagaaaaatgaaatgagaccatttattttggtttataattaaaactatctttaaaaatcaaagaaactaaacaacaaagaaacaaaatttaaagatCAAAATCATGAAAATTTCAGTTTATTTGAAGAATCAGATTTGTTGAACTGAAAAGAATTAACCAGTTGGATTCAAATAAAACTTCACTTTTTGATGGTTAATTTCAGTTGTAGTACATTGGGACGTGGTGAGGGTGCCTAAGGTGTTTCAACTGATCTCATCACTTGTGcctttgtaaaaaaaaaattcagttGTAGTACATAAAATTAAATTGTTGGAGGGAAACAAATCTGAATTGCATTGGTTCCTCTCCTATTAGATTGATTCTGAACATGACATCCATTTTACCCATTTCCAAATATTGCCGTTCATCATTTCAGTTGATTTCCAAATATTGCCTCTGTCTTAGACGTTTAACTAAACTCCTTTGAAGCATATTTTATTTAAGACTTGCAATCAAATTCAAGTCCCCACGACGCACATCTTTATTAATACACATTTTACCTGAAACTTGAGACTTTTATCAAATCTGACATATCTTTTATTCTGTTTTTGGTAGATTGTCGAAGCAAGAAACATACTTCTGGATAAATTCCAAAGGAAAGAGAAACAACAAGTGAATTCTGAGGACAGTTGTGATAACAATTTGGTTTGTGGCACCCAACAAAAGGAGGAAAATATGGTATCCGAGGAAAAGCCGAATTCCGCTCAAACCGTTGAAGGATTGGAAACAGAGGATGGAGTGGGAGGGAATACCAATCAACAATTGGCAAAGGCAGATTCAGAAATTTATAAAGCTGCCAAAGAAAGGGTTATTAGGGTTGAAGATGTCTCATTCAGTGATATAGAAGAAGAGGATGGTGAGAGAAGCCACTCACGAAGAATTTCTTCATCGACCGAATCTAGTGATTGGGTTCAGCTGCATGAAAGTCAAGACTCAAAAGAAGGTGGGGATTCAAGTGATTGGTTTGATGTGGATGAATTTGATTAAAAGATGGACATGATCAATAGGAGATCTTCATATTTCCCCGAACTTGCTTTTCTTTGCGGTAGAGTGCCACAAGGCTTTTGATAGTTTAggtctttatttatttttttatttgacttctttcataggataaattttgtgcatacattttctttcttcacaAGGTATTTAGGTTTTAGTTGAATTTAATGCATTGTTATTATTCATTCTGTCAATTGAATGCCCAAAATAATCCTTTTTCGAAATTTAAGCTAGCCTGCACAAACGATAGCTgggattttgaaaattttaaattcactATTTATTAGTGTGCATGTTTGGAAGTAGTTTTAAAGTTGTTAAAATCCATTTCAAAATAAGTTTTTAATCCCttgaaattaatattatatttaatttacaagTGAAGTTTGAATATGTTTgtgattttgaaaatatttattgtgattttaaccattttaaaattaatttgatctTAATATTTCACGTTTCAcgtttgtaaatatatatatatatatatatatatatatatatatatatatatatatatcaaatttacacttttaaatgtaatttttctttttaattttacagTTTTGAGTACAATTTTTACGGTATATGATTTATACGTCCGTACTATTTTTCTCAATTTCTAAAACGTGTTCGTGAAGGTTTTTACCGATTACAAACAGAAGTCTATAAAATTACTATAGctatattagaaaaaaaagaatgaaagaaaaagaattttggAAATATAACGTAAAGACAAAACCGCAAATAAACGACTTCTAGTAATTTTCTCTCAAAGTGTAAACGAGTGAATGTAGATTTGCACATCTTACCGGGAAAAATGTCGTAACTTCTGGCCAGCAAAGGAGGAGGAATTCAATGCTTCCAGCGCCTGCGCTTATTGGCATACGAAGGTTGCAATGCATGAAAGTGGATTGAAATTTGAGCGTTGTCTGTACATTATATTTTGCAGAATAAGATCTAAACTGCACATATATTTCATTGtacaaatttgataaaataaggTACATGTTCTTGAACAAAGTGATAAAAGATCACTTAGCTGCATCTTCTCAATTCAAGCAAGATGGCAGTAGAGGTCCTTTGCAGAAGAATGCTAGCATGATGTAGAGGACGATTGTGAAAATGAGCACCAACGAACATCTGTAAACAGGATTAGTACACAATGGTTACTCAAAGTAATATCATTGGCAGAAGATCAACATCAATTGTGGGTATTTGGTAGCTAATAAGTAACTTTGGGTTCTATATGAAAGTGGGACTATTATTTTTAACGAAATTGTGCCAACCGCTACAATTAGTGGAAAATATCTAATATTAAGAATATATACTTCCATATAGTATTTGATATGTCATTAAATGATGCTTATGGAAAACAATGAATGAATGAAGACAGTATGAAAGATTCCATATTTTCCTTTCAACTGGCTGCCTCGCAGCTCAATATTCCATGAAACCGTTTTTGCAGATAACAGAGAAGTACATGTTCAAGAGATTTGACAGACAGCTTCAGTCCGTCCAGTTGGAGTTTCAATTCCCTACCTATAAATTGTTGTACTGAGAAAACAGAGGATATTTACTTGTATACTTCCTCGCATATTTACTAAAAAAATCTATATCATAATTACCGAATGAGCACCGCTAACAACGTTCTCAAATATTATTTTCCACCCCTTTTTATTCTCTTTCTATGATAGACTTTTAAATCATTGGGGCCCATCAGCAATGAAAACAGAGGATCGCAGTTGGGTGGAGGATAGACGTAAAAGTCTCTAAATCGCAGTTGGCTAAATCCATGGCCGACTCTTCCTCAATAATTGATTAGGGAATATATTagaaagattaaatttataCTTAACAGTCAttttgagtttttgtttttcctttttctttcgtattttttatatttttctatgaTGATTTGATAATAGTCATACCTATTTTGAGCCAACTTACCAAACTTAAAAAACCTTAGTATAATGCATGAAGCGACTACTTATTGATATAATTCGTGCTAACAATTTCTTAATTGAGTGAGTGAGCGTGTAGAAGATATACGAATATGGTCAAAAGCACTTACGTGAGTTTAAAGTTTCTCCACCACAAGGTGTTTCTGTACCGTCGTGATTGCCTTCTAAATCGAACTGCATTTCCTTGAATGTTTGTGGTTTTCTCGACCAGCAAAGCCAAGCGGTCACCTCTCTCCAACACTTTCTCTATATTATCCATCATCACATTTCTCACCTGCGTCAAATACCAATGTTTGATGAATTTCTATTCCGGCATAACTACATTGATCTAAGCCGAAAGGCTCAGAAAAGTATTCTATTCCGGCATAATTGAAGTATTGCAAAACCAAATACTCACCCAATGTGAACAAGTTTCCTTTAAAGACGGTTATCTTAACCATTATATGCTTCTTTTTATTATATACTGGATGATGAAAATGAAATGTTAACATTAATATTCGGTGTCAATCTCGCAtgagaataatatatataaaaactagTCCCAAAAGTAAACTGATGGGTGAAATTATATATCATCTAACATCCTAGGACAAAATATTTCTTTAAAGTACTCTGATGCTAATTAACTTAATTCAAGAGTCAAAATTAATGGAGAGTAAGGATTACGAGCTGGAGTTTGGAAATCACAGAGAACCAGTTGTTTCAAAAGATGATGGGATGAACATCTtagataaaaattcaaataaagtTCAATAGAAGTTTCCTAAACTTGCCTGTCTACCGTTTAGCCTATTCGCATTTGAACCATTAGGAATATTCTTATCTATCAtcgaaatctttcttttatgTAATATGGTATAGCTAATTAAATCTATAGCTAAGTACCGGTGGGAAACAGCAACGACTATTAGTATTATCTAAAACTTTGAAAATCACTAGGAACCGATTTATTTCAAATGGTCAATTACTCGAACAATTTGCTTTGATCAAACAGAGTTTATTAGATGATTTTCTGAACTTGCCTGACTCATTTCACCTTTTAAGCGGTTTAGCCTATCTGCATTTGGATCATTTGAAAAATGGTCCATCTGTTGGCTTAGAACCCTTGAAAATTCATCATTCATGGCATATGCAGGAGCTGAGAGAATTGTACGAGCATAGGTCTTAACAAATCTTTGATGAATGTCTTCTAGAAATGCAAAAGGAATTCTCCCTGCACAAATATCGGTTGAAGTATCATTATCATCGTTTAATATTTGATCAAGTTGGCAGTGAAACTACCAACTCGGCGAAGAGTTTATCTGTATAAAATGGCCGTTGAATTTCAACACAAGTAGAATCAAATTCAGAGCAATCAATCTTGATCTAAAAACTTTCCAAGAGTTCAACAAGAACTAAAGCAGCGTTATTTTAATACATCATATACTGTTTACTCGAAAGTTGTTCAATGTTGATAAGCTTGGTGTTTGAAGTTCGGCAGGAATTATGATTTGTTTGCATTATGTTTCAAGGAAACTATCGAACGGAAACCAAACAGAAAATACACTATCTCGTAGAATCTTTCAGTACAATTTGCAGAAGCAGCCTACGACTTGTAAATTAACTATTTTCTTGCAATTCTCCATCAAATAGAAAGAGAATTTATATAATCGGATCAATTCTTTACTTTCTCAGATTTATACGGCCTAGTGAACCAAGTAGTAGAAACCATTGATTATAAACAGTTTATTAAGAAATCATTTCAAACAAAACTGTCTGAGCAAAACAGTTTCTTCTGTCCTCAAGAACATTGAAATTCAGGTAACAGACAATTACAACACAAGCAGAGAACGTCCAAATTTTCGGTTTAAAATCCGATAGATAATGTTTTACGCTCTTGATAATGTTACACATCCACATGGGTTCGAAAAAATAGAATGAGGAAAATAACGAAGTCGTCACAATATTTCTCCCAATTTCCAAGCTACAAAAGCTCATTCGCAATTTTAAGGGACCGAAATCGACGCATAGAACTCAGAATCGTTTATCAAAAGCATAGCATCGTAAAAACTACCAGAAGAAGATTCACATAACGCATTTCCGTTCCTCAAGTATCACTAAGAAAacctattataattattatctCTATTAAGAACCGTGCCTGAAATCCTCGCTGGATTGAAATTTCGAACTAAgcagcagaaaaaaaaatcaagaaatgaAATCATAGAAAAGACTTACTTCCGGAGGCTTCGTCAGCCATACAAAGAACGGTAAGGCCATCAGTCTTCTTAATATGAAAGATGTACCGATCATGAGAATAGGAGGCATTGCTATCATCGTCTCCTTGTTTCATCTTCTCCATGATTTGCCTCGCAATAGCACTTGCATTCGTCTGTGTAGCGCTGAACTCTGCCAAAACAACAGGTCCTCTGGCGACCATTCCATAAAGAATCCCCATCACTCCtcaaaaacgagaaaaaagaagaggaggaCGGAGGTCGGAGGTCGGAGGCCAGAGGCCTCAGGGGATGGGAAACCGGAGATAATTTGGCAGCGGAGATGATTTTGAGCCGAAGAACAAGATTTTAAAGATATGTGTTCTTTGAAGAGGCCGAGATTTAAGTGTTCTAATTTTGGAGGAGAGGTCGGAGACAAAGAACTAATTGGGGAAAGCGGTGAGTTGGAAATGTAGCGTCGTAGTTCAATGCCATTGGCGTTACGCTATGCCAACGAAGGGGTTTTACCCGAACTTGGCGGGAAAAAAAAGGCTTTTATATTTGGCTTTGTAAATTAGCGGGTAAAGTCACGGTTGGTAGCCACGTCTTATTAACAAAAGAATTCTAACATAATTCAAAATTTCCTAAaagtttgtttatttttttttatcaaaaattttctaaaaaagaacCAATTTATTCATAAATTCAGGGGTGCAAAAAATCGAACCAATCGGTTCGATTTGGGTTGGACCGGTTTACAACAATAGTATTACTGAACCAAACCTGGTTCAATTTATtcataaaatatgaaaaatgtcactaattattaattattaataaacatcgaaaaaaaatggtttcacatcattctttttaaataaattgagataatataggaagaaaaaaaactcGTTATATAATTGTTTGATTCCAACGTTTCATTTTCTATTTGGGATAAAGATTAtctaaaattatataataaGTAAATACTATTTAGTTGCAACTCTAATAATTCAAATTCCTCATTTATTAtagtatttattatttattatagttttactattttatcttcattattttttttaattatttgctgccgtgtttattttttttcttatactaaaataatttacactTGAAACACCTAATATATCATAACAAACTACTATAACCAACtacaatatttataaaaattagaaTTATAAGAACCAATTTCTTGCTCCAAACGTCTCATCATACTTATCGGAGTCAATCtacttttctaaaattttaaaaataaatttgcatttttttattttagatattgttaaattatttaattaattctaataaAAGATAACCTGAAGGactcattttaaaatttatcaaagTATAAATACTAGCTAGATTCaaaattttatgataatattAAAATCAAATAGAATAAACTCACAAACTAAAAAACAGCCTAAAAGACAAAGAAAATTGTACTTTTTAGTTTTCCTAAAAAcggtttaaaataaaaatgaaataatgagtttgatttttttttttaattattttttataacaaaaaaaagtttgttATATACTATAAGagtttttattagttttaaattaaaacatAGGAGCACTTAGATAATTAAACTAATAAGTTAAAATAATAGTCATCGTTGTTACTTATTAATAGAAGTGATGGTTGGCTAATAGTGGTGGGTGTATGGAGGTATGGGTGGTCAACAAAGTTGGTTGATGGTGAAAGTCGCTAGCAACTGTGATGTTCGGAGGTTGGCCACCACAATGATAGTCATGACAATTTAGTGGAAGTGAGTAGATCACTTTCAGATCGTTTTGGTAATTTTAAGAATTATACAAATTAGGGAAACAGCAACTATTAGTTAAAAATTGTTTTAATAAACATTTAAGACCATAACTCAacttatttaaaaaattcatcTTGTCAATATCTATATTAAATTGATTTccaaaataacaattttttattaaatgtttGAAAAAAGATGTTTCAAACAACACACCTTCTTAACAGAGATCACTCGTATGATATTATGAGTAAACTTAAATGCATTTCGAGCAACATTTATTTTTGTGCATCATACCAAATTAACTAAATCATAAACTATCATAGTTTGACCTAGTTGGTAAAAAGAAAGACATAGCTTCGATAATTAACGAAGATGTCATAGATTAACTAATCATATAATCATAATTTTTCATACCACAAATTCTTCCTATtgaatatattaatttatatattgtATATACGATGAATTGAATATTTTTATGGCCTAGAGATTgctaataatattattatatggATAAGTTGTTGATTGATATCTTCTCCACGTGATAATTAGATATGGAATGGAAGGATTTTTATAAGGAATCAAGTTGACTATAAGTATTAATGAAGTATTccattttgttttctcactaaCATGGAAAAGGAGgctttttttcttatattagTATATGTAGTATAGTTAAAGTTTTCAAATATTCCTTCAACTTTTGTGCATATATTAATAACTTTTGGAGAGTTTTCTTTAGTCATCAACTTCAAAATTTGTTCAAATAAATACCttttggagttttttttttttttttttgtcaaaccAATATCAAAATTAACTCAAATGTTAGTGTGCGGTAATTATACACTTGAATTTTTATGATATGTtagatattttcattaatatttcCACATTTTTATGAATTTGATATTAATAAAAGCGATagaatgtgaaatttttgaaatataatttaattaatttattattgatataaGAGACGAGTTCGAAATAATTGAAAGAtaatttgattaatttcatATCGATACAAGGACGGATGTAAAACAATTGAAAGatggtttaattaattttaaatctaaatCATAAGGAAAAGATACGTTTAAgtttaatctatattcatataaatatagtaaattaaaacaaaaaataaaccaCTTTGTAGAACATTAATTGTTCTATAAAATATTAGTAAAGATCTAAACACGTTTGAtagattatttaattaattggaaGTAGAGCttgaaattataatattaagatttcaaGTGCACTATAAATTTCATGCCAAGTTGGTCTGAATTAGCTTAAGCTAGAGCAAAACCTTATCTTGCTAATGGATACAATGGTGAAGGCTGATCTAATCCCATTTCGGGAGAGAAAATGGACAAACAGAGATAAATATATGGCAGCTCTTTTTATTACTATGCACTCCATTTGTATTACTGCAccttttcatttcaattggaatgcATTTTGGGTCGCAGTTGTATTATACATTATTACAGGTTGTTTTGGGATCACTATTTCGTATCATAGAAATCTTTCGCATAAAAGTTTCAAACTCCCCAAATGGCTCGAatacttttttgcatattgtgGCAGTCTGGCATCTCAGGTTTGACATTCttactttcttcttttcttattttgaaCTTAAAAAAATACTACTAAAAGACTTGGTTAGAAGTAGTTCTTATTATTTGATATTAAGAAAAATGTTGAGAGACGTTTCTACTATATCTTAAGTAGTTCCGATGTtatattctaaaagaaaatgaaacatattgtattttttggattttttgtgtgtgtttttGAATTTAGGGTGATCCAATCGATTGGGTAAGTACACATAGATATCATCATCAATTTGCTGATACAGAAAATGACCCGCACAGTCCTATTCAAGGATTTTGGTTTAGTTATTTGACTTGGCTTTTGGATTCCAATGCTTTGACTAGAAGAGTTTGTCCACAGTATTTTATTGATCATAAAGATACAGAAAAAACCATATTCACATTGGTTTTAAAGTATGGAAGACCAAATAATGTTGGTGACTTGGAGAAGCAATCCTTCTATAGGTTTCTTCGCAGAACTTATTTTCTTCATCAACTTCATCTTGCAATCCTTCTTTATGCAGTTGGAGGAACACCTTTTCTTATATGGGGAATggtaaaataatttttttttattattttgtaaaattaatcaaaatataaattttttattgataatAGGTAAcgatatatatgtatatatacagaCTACAATCATTTATCATCGATACTAAACAACGATAGACATTTCATTTATAATTAAGAACCTAAtcttactatatatatatatatataacaattttgaCGTTTAAAATAATTACTTTTATCTTTAATACATTTTTATTTGAACTTATAAATAAAGCGGGCATGatgttttatattattattgataaatcTCTCTGTTTTGCAGTTTGTGAGGACCATAGTATCCCTACATGTGACCTTTACGGTGAATTCAGTATGCCATACATTTGGAAATCAACCATGGAATACTGGAGATTTGTCTAGAAATACTTGGTATAAAGTGCTTTTATatatcttctttttcattttatctCCATTGTCAGATAGTTGTGTAGACATTTATTTTAGTTGGTTAGTAATATTCTTTAAATATGGTAAATTTAAGGGGTTATTAAATGTCAACCAAATTAAGAAAagcattttcaaattaaaagtaGTTTCTTAAACAAAGTATAAATATAAGcaatttagaaaaacaaaaaccctaaaaaaacagcTAATAATCATATTAGTTAACGTGTGTATATAATTAGTTCAAATATAATATGGTGTCTAAAAAATTCATTAGTCAACAAACACAATAAATTCCGGTCTATGATAATATCAATgattaatcttttaaaaaaattatcaatgAAATTAGCATATATTAGAATTGCAAATTTGTATGTAACTCTTTTAGAATTGCAAATCTTTCGTATATAATTGtagtttaaaaagaaaaataaataagcATTATATTAATTAGTTTACGTTATGCATCATTCATTATCAAGGTTCGTAACTTACGATAATTTACACCTTGAGAAAACTACCTCAAAAGTTTAAGAGTTGAAAGGAGAGCTTAAAAATACGAGAGCTCCCCAACTTGCTTGCAAAAGTAGTTAGAGTGATAGTTAAAGCTTTTCCTTCAGGCCGCGTATGTCGATCGTTGTTCATCTAGTCGAGTAGGATTCAAGTAGGTTTAGGCAATTGTGTTGTGAAAATGAGagaaacttttatttatttttattattattttttaaagtgTTATGAAACTAAATTTGATCTGAAATTTTAGTTATGTAATAACTTAATCTAAACATTTTATTATTCCTCGATAATCATATCCTAGAAACTCCATTGTTTACAATTTATTGATTCTTCTATCTTCTTgatgaattttttaaaacatgaaTGAGCTTCCTCTTGATTCCAACCCCCTCTCCAATGAATGCGAGTTCAAGGTAGGCTGGGTGTTGCGTTGTGTTTGGAGAGCAATTAACATAAACGACTCccatcaaattttaatttactttgaaaacaataatttaCA
The sequence above is drawn from the Cucumis melo cultivar AY chromosome 2, USDA_Cmelo_AY_1.0, whole genome shotgun sequence genome and encodes:
- the LOC103487414 gene encoding vesicle-associated membrane protein 711-like yields the protein MGILYGMVARGPVVLAEFSATQTNASAIARQIMEKMKQGDDDSNASYSHDRYIFHIKKTDGLTVLCMADEASGRRIPFAFLEDIHQRFVKTYARTILSAPAYAMNDEFSRVLSQQMDHFSNDPNADRLNRLKGEMSQVRNVMMDNIEKVLERGDRLALLVEKTTNIQGNAVRFRRQSRRYRNTLWWRNFKLTCSLVLIFTIVLYIMLAFFCKGPLLPSCLN
- the LOC103487416 gene encoding palmitoyl-monogalactosyldiacylglycerol delta-7 desaturase, chloroplastic-like, encoding MDTMVKADLIPFRERKWTNRDKYMAALFITMHSICITAPFHFNWNAFWVAVVLYIITGCFGITISYHRNLSHKSFKLPKWLEYFFAYCGSLASQGDPIDWVSTHRYHHQFADTENDPHSPIQGFWFSYLTWLLDSNALTRRVCPQYFIDHKDTEKTIFTLVLKYGRPNNVGDLEKQSFYRFLRRTYFLHQLHLAILLYAVGGTPFLIWGMFVRTIVSLHVTFTVNSVCHTFGNQPWNTGDLSRNTWWMCLFSFGEGWHNNHHAFEYSAKHGLEWWQIDISWYIIQFLQVIGLATEVKVPSQSHKQRLQALNQTKRKGL